The sequence CATTTCATTATCATTTAATATCATAATCATGGGGTATTTCCTATCGCCTAGCTCGTTTAAGGCTTCATAAAAAATCCCAGCGCTAATACTCCCATCGCCTAATAAAGCGATAGGCATGCCTAGTTCTTGTTTCAAACGAAAGGCTTTCGCCACCCCCACGCCCACAGAAACCGAAGTGGAGCTATGCCCAGCGATGAAATAATCGTATGCACTCTCGCTGGGTTTAGTAAAACCGCTCAAACCTTTAAATTGCCTTAAAGTGCTAAAGCTTTCAAAACGACCAGTTAAAAGCTTGTGGGCGTAAGCTTGATGCGAAGTGTCAAAAATAAAAGGGTTTTTTTGGCAATCAAATAAGGCATGCATGCCCACAATAAGCTCTACAGCCCCTAAAGAGGAGCTTAAATGCCCCCCATTAGTGCTCACCACTTCTAAAATACGCTCCCGCAGTGTTTGGCACACTGCTTCCAAGCTTGCAATATCATTAGGGTTTAAATCAAAAGTTTTATTTTGCAAAATCACACCTTAAAATTATCCAAAACGCTTTCTTTAAGCGTTCTAAAGCGCTCCATTAAACTCCCATCAAGGCTCCCATTAGAACTAGTGATCATAACGCCTCCTTTAGAAATAGCCTCATTACTCTCTAATTTGATTTTGGAAGCGTTTTGTAAATGCTCGTTTAAATAAGGATAATCCAAAGGATTGACTTTTAAATGAATATCCGTTGCGTCTAAAACACTTTTTAATAGCTCTTCAGCCAAAGCGAGAGCCACTTTTTGGCTGTTGTCTTCCACTTCTTTAAGGATCACTTCTTTAGCCATATCTATCGCAATCGCGCTCAGTTCTTTTTCTAAAGCCATTAAATGATTTTCTGAACTTTTCATTTTTTCATCTAAAGCGGTGATCGCATGCAAAAGCTGGTTTTTTTCTTCATTCACGCCGTGAGTGAGCTCGTTACGCATTTTTTCTTCGCCCTCTTTAAAGCCGATTTTATAGCCATCGTTTTTAGCGTTTTCAATCAAAGATTTGCTCTCTTCTTGAGCTTTTTCAAATTGCATTTGCAATTTCACCAAATGGCTTGAAAGCTCATCGGTTTTTTTCAATAAACAATCTATCAAATCATTTTCTATCACTTTTTTTTCCAAAGGCTCTTGTGAGATAGGCGTTTCTAAAGAAGCGTGATTGGGGTTAGTTTTAGGGGGTAAATTCGCCATACTCTTAAATTCGTATTTTTGAATGTCATGTTTATTCAAATGGTCTTTTTGGATCAAATTTTTACGGCTATTCAACGATATCTTCCTCTTCGTCCGTTTGGATCACGCCTTTTTCTTGCAAGCTTTGCACGATTTCAATGATCTTTCTTTGAGCCACATCCACATCTTTGATTTTAACCGCCCCTAAATATTGCATTTCTTCTACAAATTGCTCTGCTGCTCTGCTACTCATGTTGTTTAAGAATTTATCGGTTAAATCTTTCGTGGAAGTTTTTAAAGCCAAAGACAAGTCTTTTTTATCGGCTACTTTTAAAATCTCTCTGATGGCGAAATTATCCAATTTCACAATGTCTTCAAAAGTGAACATCATTTCTTTAATCGCACCGGCAAGTTTGTTATCCACGCTTTCAATGCGAGCGAGCGTGGTTTTAGCGCTCTTTTGGCCTAAGCGGTTAAAGATTTCAGCTACCGCTCTTAAGCCGCCCACTTCAATTTTATAGCTGGTGAGCGATTCTAATTTATTTTCTAACACAGTGGAAACCCTTTTAACCACTTGAGGCGATATGTCGC comes from Helicobacter acinonychis and encodes:
- the fliH gene encoding flagellar assembly protein FliH: MSLNSRKNLIQKDHLNKHDIQKYEFKSMANLPPKTNPNHASLETPISQEPLEKKVIENDLIDCLLKKTDELSSHLVKLQMQFEKAQEESKSLIENAKNDGYKIGFKEGEEKMRNELTHGVNEEKNQLLHAITALDEKMKSSENHLMALEKELSAIAIDMAKEVILKEVEDNSQKVALALAEELLKSVLDATDIHLKVNPLDYPYLNEHLQNASKIKLESNEAISKGGVMITSSNGSLDGSLMERFRTLKESVLDNFKV